In one Desulfobulbaceae bacterium genomic region, the following are encoded:
- the phnE gene encoding phosphonate ABC transporter, permease protein PhnE, with amino-acid sequence MNQPTERYNSDSWELQRAITPKLIGVLLIIVLFISWSARNTEMDRATLENIEAVGAILGLGDSKVVSGATGFIRKAFPFVLESRTDTRRLDDFDPANLPIFTHLETVAEREYDLMTDSYTEIQTQYLVHPFGYLIRVLWKMWETVEMALWGTIFSIMISLPLGILSARNYTPNKAVYTGARGLLGFHRSMPELILALFFVLMYGFGPIAGIFALAMHTSGVLGKFFADEIENAPPGPQEALRSGGAGRLKVLRFAVFPQVLPQYMAYVQYVFERNIRTASVLGIVGAGGIGMELKGRWDLFDYSHVATILLVIFITVMLLEFLSQRLRSSAM; translated from the coding sequence ATGAATCAACCCACGGAGCGCTACAACTCCGATAGCTGGGAGTTGCAGCGGGCCATCACCCCCAAACTGATCGGTGTTCTCTTAATCATCGTTCTTTTTATCTCCTGGTCTGCCCGTAATACCGAGATGGATCGGGCCACACTGGAAAATATAGAGGCTGTAGGCGCCATCCTTGGGCTTGGAGATTCCAAGGTGGTATCCGGTGCCACCGGCTTTATCAGGAAGGCATTTCCTTTTGTTCTGGAAAGCCGCACCGACACCAGGCGTTTGGACGATTTTGATCCTGCAAATCTGCCGATCTTTACCCATCTGGAAACAGTGGCCGAGCGGGAGTATGATCTGATGACCGATAGTTACACCGAAATTCAGACCCAGTACCTGGTTCATCCTTTCGGTTATCTGATCAGGGTGCTGTGGAAAATGTGGGAAACCGTCGAGATGGCCCTCTGGGGCACCATATTTTCCATCATGATCTCTCTACCCCTCGGTATCTTGAGCGCCCGCAACTATACACCCAACAAGGCGGTCTACACGGGCGCCCGGGGACTCCTTGGCTTTCATCGTTCCATGCCGGAGTTGATCCTGGCCTTGTTCTTTGTTTTAATGTACGGCTTTGGTCCCATTGCCGGGATCTTTGCCCTTGCCATGCACACCAGTGGCGTGCTTGGCAAGTTCTTTGCCGATGAGATTGAAAATGCCCCTCCCGGCCCCCAGGAAGCCCTCCGTTCCGGCGGAGCCGGACGCCTCAAGGTTCTGCGTTTTGCTGTTTTTCCTCAGGTCTTGCCGCAGTATATGGCCTATGTCCAGTATGTCTTTGAGCGTAATATCCGCACCGCCTCGGTGCTTGGTATCGTCGGTGCCGGCGGTATCGGCATGGAGCTTAAAGGCCGCTGGGATCTCTTTGATTACTCCCATGTCGCCACCATTCTTTTGGTCATTTTTATAACCGTCATGCTGCTGGAGTTCTTGTCCCAGCGCCTGCGGTCAAGTGCAATGTAG
- the phnG gene encoding phosphonate C-P lyase system protein PhnG encodes MSSIYQTTEVTRGQWLRALSALEPEKLTAQVAALTEEWHITPRSLPQSGLAMLKIRESAGGESFYLGEIPLTTTWLEIRDPDGSTAQGAAQIMADNLDLARVLAICDGILAGKLIGHEIVSALVRQGWQRCQAEEQKRRGMLATTRVDFSLLDDVGESDGN; translated from the coding sequence ATGAGTTCTATTTATCAAACTACTGAAGTTACTCGCGGTCAGTGGCTCCGTGCCCTGAGCGCCCTGGAGCCAGAAAAGTTGACGGCCCAGGTCGCCGCCCTCACCGAGGAGTGGCATATCACGCCACGTTCCTTGCCCCAGTCGGGGCTGGCCATGCTCAAGATTCGGGAAAGTGCGGGCGGGGAGTCTTTTTATCTGGGTGAAATTCCGTTGACCACGACCTGGCTTGAGATCCGTGATCCGGACGGCAGCACGGCCCAAGGTGCGGCCCAGATCATGGCCGACAATCTTGACCTTGCCAGAGTTCTTGCCATCTGTGATGGTATCCTGGCCGGGAAGTTGATCGGCCATGAGATTGTCAGTGCCCTTGTCCGCCAGGGGTGGCAACGGTGCCAGGCCGAAGAGCAAAAAAGACGGGGTATGCTGGCTACAACCAGGGTCGATTTTTCCCTGCTCGATGACGTGGGGGAAAGCGATGGAAATTGA